The genomic window GAGCATAACTTGCAATATGTTAACATTACTGTAGATATGTCTTGAAGAGAAGCAGAAGCTATGcttaggttttgttttgtttttgtttctactTTGCTTGGTCTTTCTCTGGCTGGTTGTTGATGAgttctttgtgtgtgtgtgtgtgaagggATTTTTGGATGACCAGTTTAACCAACTTCAGCAACTTCAAGATGAGAGCAACCCAGATTTCGTAGTTGAACTGGTGACTCTTTTCTTTGAAGACTCTGAAAAGCTTATCAATGAGCTAGCCAAAGATTTGTGAGAATTTTAACTCTGTAGATCTCCTataacatttctttttcttctttattttgtgttaaataTCTTGGTAGATTCCACTGTCCtaatgtaatgtttttttggtATTGAATAGAGAGCAGCAAAGTATAGATTACAGAAAAATTGATGCTCATGTTCACCAGTTGAAGGGCAGCAGCTCCAGGTGATCTCCAATCACCTTGTTTAACTAAAAGCTGAATCTACTATTATGCCTAGGTGGTCATAgtgaaagggtttttttttttttttcccttcagtGGATGAAATTTGTTTCCACTTTCTCCAACAATGTCAACCAGCACATATAACAGATTTTGACTGTTACTGTTATGGTTTCATAGCTTAAAGTCAAATTTGTAACACAAAACTTGTCACTTGCTTGAAGCAAATGTCTCACCATTGGCAGTACAGCTGGCTAAAGAGTTTTACACTCAAGTTTCAAATCAGTGCAGTTGTCTATGCAATGTTCAGTTTTACTTCTCAACTTAGTTTTATTCATGGTTAATTGATCCTAAAAATTTGGGTGATGGCTATATAACATTTTTGCACCACACCAATTTTGGCTATATATCAtgggaatatttttttcttttatatctcTTCCATCTCGTATATACCATTGAAAGAGGTCTTGAAATAACAGCATTGGGGTTCAAAGAGTTCAGAGAGTCTGCATTGCCTTCCGCAACTACTGCGAGGAGCGAAATATTGAAGGGTAAGTTTCTCTTCAACTAATATTTCAGATTGTTTCGGTGTAGCTTTACCCCACAAATTGTTCgtttcaatcttaaaaaagtATTGTTATCCACTGTTTCATGTTTCTGGTGTCAAATTGGGTGTGGTGTAGGTGTCAAAAATGTCTCCAGCAAGTGAAGAATGAGTACTCCCTGGTGAAAACTAAGCTTGAAACTCTGTTCAAGGTAAGaggaaataagagaaaaaagggagaaagaaTTTAACTTGTTAAGATTGAACATTGTTTCACAAGCAACTGATTTCTATTTGTATGATTGCAGCTTGAGCAACAGGTTTTGGCAGCAGGAGGGTCAATTCCTTGGCCAACGTGATGATGTGAAAATCTTTGCAGAAGATCATAGCTAGAGACAGCTAGTAAAGTGGGATTTTGGATATGTAGAGAAGCTTTTGTTCTCTTCCTTCATTGCTCTACTTTCTTTCCACATTTCCTGTTGTGTGATTAAGCTCTAAACAGTTCAGATTATTTTAGCTTAAGTTTGTATTATATCCAACGCATGAGCAGTGATGAAGAATGTGAATAAACCAGTACTTTGTTGGCAATTGCTCTTCCTTCTGCTTAAAGAATGGTATATTATTACTAATGGCCATCTAATCTAGTGGTACTCTTCCCACCATGACGATCAGGACTCAAGTTTAAATCATCTTTGttacgttaaaaaaaaagaaaggaaaggagatGCAGATCAATAATGGAAGATAGACTTTAAGATAGCATCTATAGAAgaacttcattttcttcaacAGTAGAGAAGAACCTCTATGCTCCTCAATTTGTCTCATTCTTCCAATGAACTTTGAAAGCCTATGGACGAACTGCAGTTTAAAGGTAGATAGAGATGCATTGTTGCAAAACTGAGTTGTAATTTGTACACATTATGTTTGGATGGAAGAAGGGTAAGGAAGGGTAGGGTTAGCAAAGGTAAGTGATGGAAGGGAATGTTTGtatttcaaccttttctcttaTTTGGATATATAAGAATATATGTAACTAAGCATcatattagttaatttttaatggttGGATAAAAGTTggaaatttcttcttcttttttttatttcttggtgGGGTTAATTAGAACTTTCACATGGTTAAGGAAGGTGTGAAGTTTCTGTCATTATAGTCATCAGATAAAGTAATGAAATCCTCACTCAACCAATCTTGATGAACCTCAAAAAGCCAATGTGGTTGTGCACCTCAAAACCACTCCAAACTTGAAGGCTTTAGTCCTAAAATATTGTTGACATCAGGGTCAGTGTGGTAGTGTAGTAATACGTGGTTAAAGCTGTGTTTTGCTTCAAtcattgttttaaaagtatttagttAATTAACACATTATAATTTTACATAGATCTCACTCAAAACTctcttttaaaaacttaattataaaaaataataatttatagatttttttaaaacctccTTTATCAAACACAGATCACAGTTCAAAACACTAATCAACACTAGCTGCTAAACAATCCTCTTCTATGGACACAAGAAACTGAACTGCTATAATATTGTCTATGACTGATTTAATGGCTATGCTTCCATTTGGATGAATAAGATTGGCTGCCATGTTACAACAAGGACAAGCACACACATTGGCTAAATAAAAATGGTAGCCACCGACCATTGCCTCTATCAAGAAGATGTCATACTGTTTTTTATGAGTACAGATGGCTGGTAATGTACTTTGATAtcaattatcaaaaataaagaagaaaatcccATTTTGATGGGGTGATTCGTTTATCTCCtgcaatatattttaatcagcCATTTCATAATCCCTGTATTGCGTTCAATGAatggatgtgtttttttataaggtcAACTGTTTTCATATGAGATGGGATGTCTCCTGGTCTGCAGGTATCTTGAAGCAAAGGCCAATATGCATGCTGTAATGGCAGAGTTCTGTATTTATTGGCATGGTTCTTGTTTAAAGCATTACTAACCAACCAtttgacttcatttttttctcttccagtTCATGACAAATCATAGTTGTGAATTGGTGTGATATGTTTCATGGATTTTAGGCTGACCGAAAAGCTCACAGGGCATGTGTATATGACTTTCTTTAAGTTTTGAAGATGAGTAGGGCTTGCATCTGGATCTTATCAATTTCCACACTCTGCAAGGAAGACTGTCGATGGACTAAACTCCCATTAGTGACCATTAAGGAACTCATGGAAAGGCTAGTTTTGCTCAAAAAATAGGAGTGGAATAAAGTGGttatttgtgatttaaaaaCCCTAAGCAAATTTGGCAGAGTGAGTTTCCAGATGGACAGATTCTAGCATGTGATTCGATATAATATTTCGTATTGAATGCAGAATGCATGTCTCGTACTCTTCAAGTGCAGTCTCAATCCTGGTATATTATATGATACTAATTTTGTCAACAGGCAAGCAAGTGCATGCATGTAGAACTAGAAGCTTTAACCCCCACGTTTTATACTTAACAAAAGGCAACAACCAAAGTGTTTTCAGGAACAAGTACTGTGCCAACTTGGAACAATCTGCTAGACAAGTAATTTTATAGTGAGACAAGACCATGTGCTTTCACAGACATGAGCAATTTTATGCTTTCCAGCTGAAAATACTTCATGTGGTTAAAATTTGTCCAGGCAGGTTTGGCAGCAGGGATTCAAAGCATGATCACATCAGAGAACATCAGGATTTAAAGACATCCATTGGCATTTTTCATTACGGGTAACTGATTTggcaattttcttttaaagtattaattatTCTGGGATTAGAGAACACCAGGATTCAATGAAGAGGGGTTTAGAAAATTGACTGCAAATTGTTAAGCATAGCCAGAAAGTAATATTTAACTATTCTTGAATCTTCAtccaaaaatttaaacttttgaatTGAGATAGGCTTTTCAAATgatatcaaaacattatttactgaaatataaaaatttcaaatctcatcattctTATTTTAtcgaattaaattataaaaattaaaaagaaaggtaTGGAAGAGGCAAGCAAAGGCTAAAGGGTTAGGAGAGGAGTTTAAGGAGCTAGTAGAGGTTCGCAGAGTTGCGGGGAGTCACTTTTCTTCATAGCTTGACAAAGACGGAGAGGAAAGcctctaaaaatataaaagcaaaggTAGATAATTTCAGGGTCACTGGAAgtttacatggttattaatttcaTGGTTCATGAGATTAATCAAGGTACGCATAAACTGAtccggacacccatattaatatatatatatatatatataaaaaaaaaaaaaagaatccagcTACGCAATATCCTTCAAGCTTCTACCCTGAATCTTTGAGCTTGTGTTGTCTAAATGAATTCTATGCTTTAAGTTTGTCGATGATCCATTAGCAATATGGTTATGCTAGACTC from Populus trichocarpa isolate Nisqually-1 chromosome 5, P.trichocarpa_v4.1, whole genome shotgun sequence includes these protein-coding regions:
- the LOC18098843 gene encoding histidine-containing phosphotransfer protein 1; protein product: MDSVVQLQRQLVDYTGQLFNEGFLDDQFNQLQQLQDESNPDFVVELVTLFFEDSEKLINELAKDLEQQSIDYRKIDAHVHQLKGSSSSIGVQRVQRVCIAFRNYCEERNIEGCQKCLQQVKNEYSLVKTKLETLFKLEQQVLAAGGSIPWPT